A stretch of Microbulbifer sp. SAOS-129_SWC DNA encodes these proteins:
- a CDS encoding DUF5991 domain-containing protein, with translation MFRTCFRALLCAWLLILAAACQSSADWHGVYGYTQTLGEDPGGAAMLVEYRLELGADLCRLTVSGYQVNDTILCTLAVDGGTAVVRFRSYSNGKTTNLYGIQVYQVGEPLFTLRRAGTGEATLVTEWNSLQPDAVERKQGTFFARQ, from the coding sequence GTGTTCAGAACCTGCTTCAGGGCGCTGCTGTGCGCCTGGTTGTTGATTCTCGCCGCCGCGTGCCAGTCCAGTGCAGATTGGCACGGCGTCTATGGCTATACGCAAACCCTCGGGGAAGACCCCGGTGGCGCGGCAATGCTGGTCGAGTATCGACTCGAACTGGGGGCTGACCTTTGCCGGTTGACCGTGTCCGGTTACCAGGTGAATGACACCATCCTGTGTACGCTGGCGGTCGACGGCGGCACGGCGGTGGTGCGCTTCCGCTCTTACAGCAACGGTAAGACCACCAACCTGTACGGAATTCAGGTGTATCAGGTGGGGGAGCCGCTCTTTACCCTGCGCCGCGCCGGGACCGGGGAGGCAACGCTGGTGACCGAGTGGAACAGCCTGCAGCCCGATGCTGTCGAGCGCAAACAGGGCACCTTCTTCGCCCGCCAGTGA
- a CDS encoding FAD-dependent oxidoreductase, protein MSTDFDVLVIGAGIQGAGAAEALAAAGYQVAILEQLGVAAATSSRSSKLIHGGLRYLESGQFRLVRECLRERRWLLANKPQLVRMVPFYIPVYSYSRRPAWLVRLGLSLYALLAGVSSGYSRFRSVPRHEWDNLAGLNRDELVAVYRYYDAQTDDAALTRNVVDSAVALGARLICPGSLVGAERTDHGVRVDYVADGQLHTLRSRVLVNCSGPWIASTNARCTPQIKLPALDLVAGAHIELPLSLGEKIFYVEAEDGRAVFVMPWRGKTLVGTTERSYIGDPRDVAPTIEEESYLLRTVQRYFPQTRALQMHDIRDSFAGLRVLPQNGNSPFSRPRETLLCCDDDRRPRLLAVAGGKLTSYRATARRILRKLRPTLEANAGGSGGAAAGSNRNASSVEERNL, encoded by the coding sequence ATGTCTACGGATTTTGACGTTCTCGTGATCGGCGCCGGCATTCAGGGCGCCGGTGCCGCCGAGGCACTGGCCGCGGCCGGCTACCAGGTGGCGATTCTCGAACAACTCGGCGTCGCCGCCGCCACCTCTTCGCGCTCTTCCAAACTGATTCACGGCGGCCTGCGCTACCTGGAGAGCGGCCAGTTCCGGCTGGTGCGCGAGTGCCTGCGGGAGCGCCGCTGGCTGCTGGCCAACAAGCCGCAGCTGGTGCGCATGGTGCCGTTCTATATTCCCGTATACAGCTATAGCCGCCGCCCCGCGTGGCTGGTGCGGCTGGGGCTCAGCCTGTACGCGCTGCTGGCCGGGGTGAGCAGTGGCTACTCGCGTTTTCGCTCGGTACCGCGGCACGAGTGGGACAACCTGGCGGGACTCAATCGCGACGAGCTGGTGGCCGTATACCGCTACTACGATGCGCAGACCGACGACGCCGCGTTGACCCGCAATGTGGTGGATTCCGCCGTCGCCCTGGGCGCCCGCCTGATCTGCCCCGGCAGCCTGGTGGGGGCCGAACGCACCGATCACGGGGTGCGGGTGGATTACGTCGCCGATGGCCAGCTGCACACCCTGCGCAGCCGCGTGCTGGTGAACTGCAGCGGCCCGTGGATCGCCAGCACCAACGCACGCTGCACGCCGCAGATCAAGCTGCCGGCGCTGGACCTGGTGGCCGGCGCGCATATCGAGTTGCCGTTGTCGCTGGGAGAGAAGATTTTCTATGTCGAGGCCGAGGACGGCCGCGCCGTGTTCGTCATGCCGTGGCGCGGCAAGACGCTGGTAGGTACCACAGAGCGCAGCTATATCGGCGACCCGCGCGATGTGGCGCCGACGATCGAGGAAGAGAGCTACCTGCTGCGCACGGTGCAGCGCTATTTTCCGCAGACCCGCGCGCTACAGATGCATGATATCCGCGACAGCTTCGCCGGCCTGCGGGTACTGCCACAAAACGGCAATTCCCCTTTTTCCCGCCCGCGCGAAACCCTGCTGTGCTGCGACGACGACCGGCGGCCGCGGCTGCTGGCAGTAGCCGGCGGCAAACTCACCAGCTACCGCGCCACCGCGCGCAGGATACTGCGCAAGCTGCGCCCGACGCTGGAGGCGAATGCCGGTGGCAGTGGCGGCGCCGCCGCGGGCAGCAACCGCAATGCCTCCTCGGTCGAGGAGCGCAACCTGTAG
- a CDS encoding glycerophosphodiester phosphodiesterase family protein: MLIAHRGDNIRHQENTIAAFEGAHSLGACAIQTEIQYSADDTPWCHSGAVWRPVGREARPFHRMRDRELRNAGLTSFAELVDWAGRHRHLDWFVELQPALLERLTRKDAVGPLVRRLLPFSDSFIVLAQDIHSLRLARNLGCHQVALKLDSAAKCLSVDVVTLAPDYLQIRDDQVDCQELPPGPWQWVVYEINSATDAVRWRDRGAHHLLTGNLPLLMRSREASDVYGF, from the coding sequence ATGCTGATTGCACACCGAGGCGACAATATCCGCCACCAGGAAAACACCATCGCCGCATTCGAGGGGGCTCACAGCCTCGGCGCCTGCGCGATCCAGACCGAAATCCAGTACAGCGCCGACGATACGCCCTGGTGCCACAGCGGCGCCGTATGGCGCCCGGTCGGCAGGGAGGCGCGGCCGTTTCACCGGATGCGCGATCGGGAATTGCGCAATGCCGGCTTGACCAGCTTCGCCGAACTGGTGGACTGGGCCGGCCGCCACCGGCATCTGGACTGGTTTGTGGAACTACAGCCGGCCCTGCTCGAGCGCCTGACGCGGAAAGACGCCGTGGGGCCGCTCGTGCGCCGGCTGCTGCCATTCAGCGATTCGTTTATCGTGCTGGCGCAAGATATCCACAGCCTGCGCCTGGCCCGTAACCTCGGCTGCCACCAGGTGGCGCTCAAGCTCGACAGTGCCGCCAAATGCCTGTCCGTGGATGTGGTGACGCTGGCGCCCGACTACCTGCAGATCCGCGACGATCAGGTGGATTGCCAGGAGTTGCCGCCGGGGCCCTGGCAGTGGGTGGTGTACGAGATCAACTCCGCCACCGACGCGGTGCGCTGGCGCGACCGCGGTGCCCATCACCTGCTGACCGGCAACCTGCCGCTGCTGATGCGCTCCCGGGAAGCGAGTGATGTCTACGGATTTTGA
- a CDS encoding fimbria/pilus periplasmic chaperone, with protein sequence MQRITIALLLLLAQPVWAAMSLDKMVIHLDAAPNAREDVVVSNPDNETIYVQTEVYRVDHPGRKDEKKVLITDPRDFKLLVSPSKAVIPAGASKRFRLMSVETGIDNEKVYRVTFKPVVGKITSKATGVKILVAYQALIFVQPKDGAYQLALHKFGDHWQLANRGNINVEVRQLRFCRAQGDCEALPSIGRLYAGAHKDLKLPADQGYLKLNAFDGSDGVEKTFPL encoded by the coding sequence ATGCAAAGAATAACGATCGCCTTACTGCTGTTGCTTGCCCAGCCGGTCTGGGCGGCGATGAGCCTCGATAAAATGGTTATCCACCTCGATGCTGCACCCAACGCGCGCGAAGATGTCGTGGTCAGTAATCCGGATAACGAAACAATCTATGTGCAGACCGAGGTCTATCGCGTCGATCACCCCGGCCGCAAAGACGAAAAAAAGGTGCTGATTACGGATCCCCGGGACTTCAAGTTGCTGGTCAGCCCGAGCAAGGCGGTGATCCCGGCCGGTGCCAGCAAGCGTTTTCGCTTGATGTCGGTGGAGACCGGTATCGACAACGAAAAAGTCTACCGGGTGACGTTCAAACCGGTTGTGGGGAAAATCACTTCCAAGGCGACAGGCGTAAAGATCCTGGTGGCCTACCAGGCATTGATCTTTGTGCAGCCTAAAGACGGGGCCTATCAGCTGGCGCTGCACAAGTTCGGCGACCACTGGCAGCTCGCCAATCGCGGCAATATCAATGTCGAGGTGCGCCAGTTGAGGTTTTGCCGCGCACAGGGCGATTGCGAGGCACTGCCGTCTATCGGCCGGCTCTACGCGGGTGCACACAAGGACCTGAAGCTGCCGGCGGACCAAGGTTACCTGAAACTGAATGCCTTCGACGGCAGCGATGGCGTCGAGAAAACCTTTCCAC